A stretch of Sphingomicrobium flavum DNA encodes these proteins:
- a CDS encoding helix-turn-helix domain-containing protein codes for MDEEVEQVELPGVTPIGVRLREAREAKGLSLEDIASTTRIPKRHLENLERGDFARLPAPTYTMGFVKSYAGQVGIDREEAAAQLREEMDGFPSPHDAPPGYEPTDPKRAMPGWLVWGALFLLVAAIAFFIWYNERQLADGGDVDPPALTTIGEENADTPAIVSANNVVIIAEQPAWIRVTDGNRVLIARELALGESFVIPADAASPQLETSRPEALRITVGTSDAPQIGPDGTRVTGVSLDGEALLRGPAGEQAAATTPVPTPPTLPRRTEPAPRPAPTPARSTPTPTPAATPPAPTQQTAPAPVTQAPAPPTPAPQSPAQGDSEAADAE; via the coding sequence ATGGACGAAGAAGTTGAACAGGTGGAACTGCCGGGGGTGACCCCGATCGGCGTGCGGCTGCGCGAAGCACGCGAGGCCAAGGGACTGTCGCTGGAAGACATCGCGTCGACCACGCGGATCCCCAAGCGCCATCTGGAAAATCTGGAGAGGGGCGATTTTGCGCGGCTTCCCGCGCCGACCTATACGATGGGCTTCGTCAAATCCTATGCCGGTCAGGTCGGCATCGACCGCGAAGAGGCGGCCGCCCAATTGCGCGAGGAAATGGACGGCTTCCCCTCCCCGCACGATGCGCCGCCGGGTTACGAGCCGACCGATCCCAAGCGCGCGATGCCCGGCTGGCTGGTATGGGGCGCCTTGTTCCTGCTGGTCGCCGCGATCGCCTTTTTCATCTGGTATAATGAGCGTCAGCTGGCCGATGGCGGCGATGTCGATCCCCCCGCCCTCACCACCATTGGCGAGGAGAATGCGGACACCCCCGCCATCGTGAGCGCCAACAATGTCGTCATCATCGCCGAACAGCCCGCCTGGATCCGTGTCACCGATGGCAACCGCGTGTTGATCGCGCGCGAACTGGCCTTGGGCGAAAGCTTCGTCATTCCTGCCGATGCTGCCTCGCCCCAGCTGGAAACCTCACGCCCCGAAGCGCTGCGCATCACTGTGGGCACCAGCGATGCCCCACAGATCGGCCCCGACGGCACGCGCGTCACCGGCGTGAGCCTCGACGGCGAAGCGCTGCTGCGTGGCCCCGCCGGCGAGCAGGCCGCCGCCACGACGCCGGTCCCGACACCCCCCACCTTGCCGCGCCGGACGGAGCCGGCACCGCGCCCTGCCCCCACCCCGGCACGTTCGACGCCGACGCCGACACCTGCGGCAACGCCCCCGGCGCCAACACAGCAGACCGCTCCGGCGCCGGTGACGCAGGCGCCCGCCCCGCCGACGCCCGCGCCGCAATCCCCCGCGCAAGGCGATAGTGAAGCTGCGGACGCGGAATGA
- a CDS encoding tetratricopeptide repeat protein, protein MRLPTMMSLLMALTLLFSTAANAQDRDRERERENRDRIERLEKQVRQMQRKVYPDGQPASTAGFYDEPVATRSSVDVMTGRVEALERQMTTLIRNSEEAQFRLGQMETEIARLRGALETANRRPDPVEDVVDEAPALISTPRYEDGPSEAETSEPVPDPQPAATPVASNDPNFEAAGEDAYSEGYRLWNSGNNAQAITVLRAMESSFPGHRRVSWARNLIGRALLDSGQPRAAAEALLANYRGDPDGERAADSLYFLGQSLMELNQPGQACKAYEELQDVYGSTMRDYLRERLPRAMADANCN, encoded by the coding sequence ATGCGACTTCCCACCATGATGAGCCTGTTGATGGCGCTCACCCTCCTTTTCTCCACGGCGGCCAATGCCCAGGATCGCGATCGTGAGCGCGAGCGCGAAAATCGCGACCGGATCGAGCGGCTGGAAAAGCAGGTCCGCCAGATGCAGCGCAAGGTCTATCCCGACGGCCAGCCGGCCAGCACCGCTGGTTTTTATGACGAGCCCGTCGCTACCCGTTCGTCGGTCGATGTCATGACCGGCCGCGTCGAAGCACTCGAGCGGCAGATGACCACGCTCATCCGCAATAGCGAAGAAGCGCAATTCCGCCTCGGCCAGATGGAGACCGAAATCGCCCGCCTGCGCGGCGCGCTGGAAACCGCCAATCGCCGCCCCGACCCCGTCGAGGACGTCGTCGACGAGGCGCCTGCACTGATCTCGACCCCGCGCTACGAGGACGGGCCGAGCGAGGCCGAAACCTCCGAACCCGTGCCCGATCCTCAACCCGCTGCCACGCCCGTGGCGTCCAACGATCCCAACTTCGAAGCGGCGGGCGAGGATGCCTATAGCGAGGGCTACCGGCTGTGGAATTCGGGCAATAATGCACAGGCCATCACCGTGCTGCGCGCCATGGAGAGCTCCTTTCCCGGCCATCGCCGCGTCAGCTGGGCACGCAACCTGATCGGCCGAGCCTTGCTCGACAGCGGCCAGCCGCGCGCGGCCGCCGAGGCCCTGCTCGCCAATTATCGCGGCGACCCCGATGGCGAGCGCGCCGCCGACAGCCTCTATTTCCTCGGCCAGTCGCTGATGGAGCTCAACCAGCCCGGCCAGGCCTGCAAGGCGTATGAGGAACTGCAGGATGTATATGGCAGCACCATGCGCGACTATCTGCGCGAACGACTGCCGCGCGCCATGGCCGACGCGAACTGCAACTAA
- the tilS gene encoding tRNA lysidine(34) synthetase TilS: MPDERLALDKAALTRFAAELDRLVPRTSTLGVAVSGGGDSMALMLLAAKARPGSVHAITVDHRIREGSTAEAALVGSIARRLDIPHETVTLDWPEGTPSSNLEAIARRERYDAIEQWAARHGIRFCATAHHADDQAETMLMRLARGAGLAGLAGIRQSRAQGSRLTIVRPLLDWDKALLLALVMTVGLPIVDDPMNHDSDYDRARMREALREAGFGWSHQYAASARHLAEAEDGLRWAANILFPHRVAEGNGVMAFDPRALPRDIQRRILIAIFERLGRPAPRGPDLARAMEALEQGRQSVLADLLLSRDGHVWKVAPAPPRTR; the protein is encoded by the coding sequence ATGCCCGACGAGCGACTGGCCCTCGACAAGGCCGCGCTCACGCGCTTTGCGGCCGAGCTCGATCGGCTGGTGCCGCGCACCTCGACGCTTGGCGTTGCGGTGTCGGGCGGCGGCGACAGCATGGCGCTGATGCTGCTGGCCGCCAAGGCGCGCCCGGGATCAGTTCATGCCATCACCGTCGATCATCGCATCCGAGAGGGCAGCACCGCCGAGGCCGCTCTGGTCGGCAGCATCGCCCGGCGGCTCGATATCCCACACGAGACGGTCACGCTCGACTGGCCCGAAGGCACGCCGTCGAGCAATTTGGAGGCAATTGCGCGCCGCGAGCGTTATGACGCGATCGAGCAATGGGCGGCGCGTCACGGCATCCGCTTCTGCGCCACTGCGCACCATGCCGATGACCAGGCCGAAACCATGCTGATGCGGCTCGCGCGCGGCGCCGGCCTTGCGGGGCTGGCCGGCATCCGCCAGTCCCGTGCGCAAGGCAGCCGGCTGACTATCGTGCGCCCACTGCTCGACTGGGACAAGGCCCTGCTGCTCGCGCTGGTCATGACGGTTGGGTTGCCGATCGTCGATGACCCCATGAACCATGACAGCGATTATGACCGCGCGCGCATGCGCGAGGCGCTGCGCGAGGCAGGATTCGGCTGGTCGCACCAATATGCCGCCAGCGCGCGCCACCTGGCCGAGGCCGAGGACGGTTTGCGCTGGGCCGCCAACATCCTGTTCCCCCACCGCGTCGCCGAGGGCAATGGCGTGATGGCCTTCGATCCGCGCGCTTTGCCGCGCGATATCCAGCGCCGCATCCTGATCGCCATCTTTGAGCGGCTGGGCAGGCCGGCGCCGCGCGGCCCCGACCTTGCCCGCGCGATGGAGGCGCTCGAACAGGGGCGCCAGTCGGTGCTGGCCGACCTTTTGCTGTCGCGCGACGGCCATGTCTGGAAAGTCGCGCCCGCCCCCCCCCGGACGCGCTGA
- the ftsH gene encoding ATP-dependent zinc metalloprotease FtsH, which translates to MDQKPTEPQPPQNNWTKSLFVWVAIIFGMVLMVQILSGPTTEEQGQALPYSEFVAAVDEGKVKSVTMATTPNGNSQIAGTLDGDTKFTTTAPPDSDIGDRLVEQGVAVKVKQEESASMWQILLFNSLPFLLILGITFFVIRQMQKNAGGGAMGFGKSKAKLLSEAKGKVTFEDVAGIDEAREELQEIVEFLKDPGKFARLGGQIPKGALLVGSPGTGKTLLARAIAGEAGVPFFTISGSDFVEMFVGVGASRVRDMFEQAKKNSPCIVFIDEIDAVGRHRGAGLGNGNDEREQTLNQLLVEMDGFEANEGIIIIAATNRPDVLDPALLRPGRFDRQVVVPRPDIEGREKILLVHMRKVPLAPDVDARTIARGTPGFSGADLANLVNEAALMAARRGKRLVAMSEFEDAKDKVMMGAERRSMVMTEDEKKMTAYHEAGHAIVAVHEPASDPIHKATIIPRGRALGMVMRLPERDNYSYHRDKMHANMAVAMGGRVAEELIFGYDKVSSGASGDIQYATKLARDMVTQWGMSDEMGPIQYEEQQGETFLGYSQSQGMNVSQETAQKIDKEIRRLVEQGYDRAKQVLTDYSEELETLAQALLEYETLSGEEITTLLEGGNIDRGVPTGPSIPAAGSSIPKAKRPKPGGIGGPATA; encoded by the coding sequence ATGGATCAGAAGCCGACCGAACCGCAGCCGCCCCAGAACAACTGGACCAAGTCCCTGTTCGTCTGGGTTGCCATCATTTTTGGCATGGTGCTGATGGTGCAAATCCTGTCCGGCCCCACCACCGAGGAGCAGGGTCAGGCCCTGCCCTATAGCGAATTCGTCGCCGCGGTCGATGAAGGCAAGGTCAAGTCGGTCACCATGGCGACCACGCCCAATGGCAATAGCCAGATTGCCGGCACGCTGGATGGTGATACCAAATTCACCACCACTGCCCCGCCCGACAGCGATATTGGCGACCGCCTGGTCGAACAGGGCGTCGCGGTGAAAGTGAAGCAGGAAGAAAGCGCCAGCATGTGGCAAATCCTGCTGTTCAACTCGCTGCCCTTCCTCCTCATCCTCGGCATCACCTTCTTCGTCATCCGCCAGATGCAGAAAAATGCCGGTGGCGGCGCGATGGGCTTCGGCAAGTCCAAGGCCAAGCTGTTGAGCGAAGCCAAGGGCAAGGTGACCTTCGAAGATGTCGCCGGCATCGATGAAGCGCGCGAGGAATTGCAGGAAATCGTCGAATTCCTGAAGGACCCCGGCAAGTTCGCCCGCCTCGGCGGGCAGATCCCCAAGGGCGCGTTGCTGGTCGGCTCGCCCGGTACCGGCAAGACGCTGCTGGCCCGCGCCATTGCGGGTGAAGCGGGCGTGCCCTTCTTCACCATTTCGGGCTCCGACTTTGTCGAAATGTTCGTCGGCGTCGGCGCCAGCCGCGTACGCGACATGTTCGAGCAAGCAAAGAAGAACAGCCCCTGCATCGTCTTCATCGACGAAATCGACGCCGTCGGCCGCCATCGCGGCGCGGGCCTCGGCAATGGCAATGACGAGCGCGAGCAGACGCTGAACCAGCTCCTGGTCGAGATGGACGGCTTCGAGGCCAATGAAGGCATCATCATCATCGCCGCCACCAACCGTCCCGACGTGCTCGATCCAGCCTTGCTGCGTCCGGGCCGTTTCGACCGCCAGGTCGTGGTGCCGCGCCCCGATATCGAGGGCCGCGAGAAGATTTTGCTCGTCCATATGCGCAAGGTCCCGCTGGCGCCCGACGTCGATGCCCGCACCATCGCGCGCGGCACGCCGGGCTTTTCGGGCGCCGACCTCGCCAACCTCGTCAACGAGGCCGCGCTGATGGCGGCCCGCCGCGGCAAGCGCCTCGTCGCGATGAGCGAATTCGAAGACGCCAAGGACAAGGTCATGATGGGCGCGGAACGGCGCTCCATGGTGATGACCGAGGACGAGAAGAAGATGACCGCCTATCATGAAGCCGGTCATGCCATCGTCGCGGTCCATGAACCCGCATCCGATCCCATCCATAAGGCCACCATCATCCCGCGCGGCCGCGCTTTGGGCATGGTCATGCGCCTGCCCGAGCGGGACAATTACAGCTATCACCGTGACAAGATGCACGCCAACATGGCCGTCGCAATGGGCGGGCGCGTCGCCGAGGAACTGATCTTCGGCTATGACAAGGTGTCCTCGGGTGCCTCGGGCGATATCCAGTACGCGACCAAGCTGGCGCGTGACATGGTCACCCAGTGGGGCATGTCCGATGAAATGGGCCCGATCCAGTATGAGGAACAGCAGGGCGAGACCTTCCTTGGCTATTCGCAGAGCCAGGGCATGAATGTCAGCCAGGAAACCGCGCAGAAGATCGACAAGGAAATCCGCCGGTTGGTCGAGCAGGGCTATGACCGCGCAAAGCAGGTGCTGACCGACTATAGTGAGGAACTGGAAACGCTGGCGCAGGCGCTGCTCGAATATGAGACGCTGTCGGGCGAAGAGATCACGACGCTGCTTGAAGGCGGCAATATCGATCGCGGCGTGCCGACGGGTCCGTCGATCCCGGCCGCCGGCAGTTCGATCCCCAAGGCCAAGCGACCCAAGCCGGGCGGCATTGGCGGGCCCGCGACCGCCTAA
- a CDS encoding J domain-containing protein: MKNPFEVLGLEEGADAKAIRRAYARKLREVHPEDDPEHFKQVRAAYEALTEGHWRPYQPAMPPLEEPPPATVAVEPDAAQGPWGAAGGEVQTARQRVAGRLDKIEELLRTGKPSARQDARFALDQLLQDPALEEIDLRAGIEHEVAAIIVRNLPHSDSLIMRAHDAFRWGQEEPADPAIARVLDRLDEWNLIASLEAGHDPLSPAWKILTGKLPRWLRPYHARTAKRDGIADLLDYCRFVYPGLRYSLDANEMSWWDEELAKDRVRVSAVVARLLAGFGLVFLLNAWGDSGDRRWLWAGLLVAFLFADLALQRFLVPRIERYTPDRWPSAALALGGLTLPIIVALLPATWAAGSLIWALTLGLLWGLRWATASQSGVPPDRFTTTLLGLGATAFLLMGSKQMGLEKLAMLVAVGWLLIANLPKLRPMLGVAFDRITNDRGSFLLAAIAAAYLAFGWFGASDHLGKVVSVFAVIAALGISHFTYRALLPLVVALGLVGANLLMVSMLGDRDGANARIGTAGDAIVETRLSESSDLGRMPLDAHALMREMQASNPEFYGQVDALLAELDNDKSRWWVADRIDEIVQDEAMRLMPLTSNQQVHAYLAMRLDVLREDLGRSSASCATGGLEIDGKMPHELRQEWIRQTLRLVAAGPVDEAERQDAELPEASEFLAKREEVFEALLAAHPTPSSPAGAPTNYAQTYRNCVEQAAELDVMIGLGPDQAATIYRMQRAARDAQD, encoded by the coding sequence GTGAAGAACCCGTTCGAGGTTCTGGGCCTTGAAGAAGGCGCCGACGCCAAGGCGATCCGCCGGGCCTATGCGCGCAAGCTGCGCGAGGTCCACCCCGAGGACGATCCCGAACATTTCAAGCAGGTGCGCGCCGCTTATGAGGCGCTGACCGAGGGGCATTGGCGCCCCTATCAGCCGGCCATGCCGCCGCTCGAAGAGCCGCCGCCCGCGACAGTTGCCGTCGAACCCGACGCGGCACAGGGGCCATGGGGCGCTGCCGGCGGCGAAGTGCAGACCGCGCGCCAGCGCGTAGCCGGGCGCCTCGACAAGATCGAGGAATTGCTGCGCACCGGCAAACCCAGCGCGCGGCAGGATGCGCGCTTCGCGCTCGACCAGTTGCTGCAGGACCCTGCGCTCGAGGAGATCGACCTGCGTGCCGGAATCGAGCACGAAGTCGCCGCCATCATCGTGCGCAACCTGCCGCACAGCGACAGCCTCATCATGCGCGCGCACGATGCCTTTCGCTGGGGACAGGAAGAACCCGCCGATCCGGCGATCGCGCGGGTGCTCGACCGGCTCGACGAGTGGAATTTGATCGCCTCGCTCGAAGCTGGGCATGATCCTCTCTCGCCAGCCTGGAAAATCCTGACCGGCAAATTGCCCCGGTGGCTGCGCCCCTATCATGCGCGCACCGCGAAGCGCGACGGGATTGCCGACCTCTTGGATTATTGCCGCTTCGTCTATCCGGGGCTGCGCTACAGCCTCGACGCCAACGAGATGTCGTGGTGGGACGAGGAATTGGCCAAGGACCGGGTGCGGGTGTCGGCCGTCGTCGCGCGCCTGCTGGCGGGCTTTGGCCTGGTCTTCCTGCTGAATGCGTGGGGCGATAGCGGTGATCGCCGATGGCTTTGGGCCGGGCTACTGGTCGCCTTCCTGTTCGCCGATTTGGCCCTGCAGCGTTTCCTTGTGCCCCGGATCGAGCGGTACACACCGGATCGCTGGCCAAGCGCAGCCTTAGCGCTGGGCGGGCTGACGCTCCCGATCATCGTCGCCTTGCTCCCCGCGACGTGGGCGGCGGGATCGCTGATCTGGGCGCTGACCCTGGGCCTCTTGTGGGGCCTGCGCTGGGCCACGGCATCACAAAGTGGGGTGCCGCCCGATCGCTTTACAACCACGCTGCTGGGGCTGGGCGCTACGGCCTTCCTGCTCATGGGTAGCAAGCAGATGGGGCTAGAAAAGCTCGCCATGCTGGTCGCGGTCGGATGGCTTCTGATCGCCAATCTTCCCAAACTTCGCCCCATGCTGGGCGTGGCCTTCGATCGGATCACCAATGATCGGGGCAGCTTCCTGCTGGCGGCCATTGCGGCGGCCTATCTCGCCTTTGGCTGGTTTGGTGCCAGCGATCATCTTGGTAAGGTGGTCAGCGTATTCGCCGTGATTGCCGCGCTTGGTATCTCGCATTTTACCTATCGCGCGCTATTGCCCCTGGTGGTCGCGCTGGGGCTGGTCGGCGCCAACCTCTTGATGGTTTCGATGCTGGGGGACAGGGATGGCGCCAACGCCCGCATCGGCACCGCGGGCGATGCCATCGTGGAAACGCGATTGAGCGAAAGCAGCGATCTTGGCCGTATGCCGCTCGATGCCCATGCGCTGATGCGCGAAATGCAGGCCAGCAACCCCGAATTTTACGGCCAGGTCGATGCGCTGCTGGCCGAACTGGACAATGACAAGTCGCGCTGGTGGGTGGCCGACCGCATTGACGAGATCGTGCAGGACGAGGCGATGCGCCTGATGCCGCTGACGTCGAACCAGCAGGTGCATGCTTATCTGGCGATGCGCCTTGACGTGCTGCGCGAGGATCTGGGGCGGTCTTCGGCCAGCTGCGCAACGGGCGGCCTCGAGATCGACGGCAAGATGCCCCATGAGCTGCGTCAGGAATGGATTCGCCAGACGCTGCGCCTCGTCGCCGCCGGGCCGGTCGATGAGGCGGAGCGGCAGGATGCCGAGCTTCCTGAGGCGAGCGAATTCCTGGCGAAACGCGAGGAGGTGTTTGAGGCATTGCTGGCTGCGCATCCGACGCCGTCATCACCGGCGGGGGCGCCAACCAACTATGCCCAGACCTATCGCAACTGTGTTGAACAGGCCGCCGAGCTGGATGTCATGATCGGGCTGGGCCCCGATCAGGCCGCGACCATCTATCGAATGCAACGCGCGGCGCGCGACGCGCAGGATTAG
- a CDS encoding Hsp70 family protein: MIIGIDLGTTNSAVAVFRDGKPELLTNRLGHRLTPSAVSLTDDGDFLVGLPARERMATHPDRTATSFKRYMGSERLTKLGKKSFSPEELSAMVLRQLKEDAEAALGEEVTEAVITVPAYFNDKQRKATKRAGQLAGLNVERLINEPTAAAMAYGIHQLDAESRYLVFDLGGGTFDVSVVEIFEGIIEVRSSTGDNRLGGDDFNEVLVALANEKFAEAWKAKAIGETPLHAKVLEAAERARRALSEGPTDMTIVWKDEQYVLPLDQDLFEQAAEPLVKRLREPVLRAVKDAKLAAAELDEIILIGGATRMPLVRRAVTRMFGRFPNSNVDPDEAVALGAAVQAGLKSRDGALKEVVVTDVCPYSLGINTSRQLSANQYEDGIFSPIIERSTVIPASRVESYETMRDNQKEIHVGIYQGEARKVSDNIMIGEAVVPMPRGPAGQRVDVRFSYDVSGLLEVDFHVPATDHRQQLIIHDSEFEDEADLEKTRAKLAKLKIHPAEESENKAALARGERCYENHLGHVREQVGFLLDQFAAALKSQDPRIIEEARVQFLAALDQIEGDSFL; encoded by the coding sequence ATGATCATCGGGATCGATCTTGGCACCACCAACAGCGCGGTGGCCGTTTTTCGTGACGGCAAACCCGAATTGCTCACCAACCGGCTGGGTCATCGACTGACCCCCTCGGCGGTCAGCCTGACCGATGATGGTGATTTTCTGGTGGGTCTGCCCGCGCGCGAACGCATGGCGACGCACCCCGACCGCACGGCCACCAGCTTCAAGCGATACATGGGATCGGAGCGACTGACCAAACTGGGCAAGAAGAGTTTCTCGCCCGAGGAATTGTCGGCGATGGTGCTGCGCCAACTCAAGGAAGACGCCGAGGCGGCGCTGGGCGAGGAGGTGACGGAAGCAGTGATCACCGTGCCAGCCTATTTTAACGATAAGCAGCGCAAGGCGACCAAGCGCGCGGGCCAGCTGGCGGGGCTCAACGTCGAGCGGCTGATTAACGAGCCTACCGCTGCCGCCATGGCTTATGGCATCCACCAGCTCGATGCCGAGAGCCGCTATCTCGTCTTCGATCTGGGTGGCGGCACCTTCGACGTGTCGGTGGTCGAAATTTTCGAGGGCATCATCGAGGTGCGATCGTCGACCGGCGACAATCGCCTGGGCGGCGATGACTTCAACGAAGTGCTGGTCGCGCTGGCCAACGAAAAATTCGCCGAGGCGTGGAAGGCCAAGGCGATCGGCGAGACCCCGCTCCATGCCAAGGTCCTGGAGGCCGCCGAACGAGCGCGCCGGGCGCTGAGCGAAGGGCCGACCGACATGACGATCGTCTGGAAGGACGAGCAATATGTCCTTCCCCTCGACCAGGATTTGTTCGAACAGGCCGCGGAGCCCCTGGTCAAGCGGCTACGCGAACCGGTGCTGCGCGCGGTAAAGGATGCCAAGCTGGCCGCTGCCGAACTCGATGAAATCATCCTCATCGGCGGCGCGACCCGAATGCCATTGGTGCGCCGCGCGGTTACCCGCATGTTCGGCCGCTTTCCCAACAGCAATGTCGATCCCGATGAGGCGGTGGCGCTGGGTGCAGCGGTACAGGCGGGGCTCAAGTCGCGCGATGGCGCGCTCAAGGAAGTCGTCGTCACCGACGTCTGCCCCTATTCGCTGGGCATCAATACGAGCCGCCAGCTGAGCGCCAATCAGTATGAGGACGGCATTTTCTCCCCGATCATCGAACGATCGACCGTGATCCCCGCGAGCAGGGTCGAAAGCTATGAGACGATGCGTGACAACCAGAAGGAAATCCATGTCGGCATCTATCAGGGAGAGGCGCGCAAGGTTTCCGACAATATCATGATCGGCGAAGCGGTGGTGCCGATGCCGCGCGGGCCGGCAGGCCAGCGGGTCGATGTGCGATTTTCCTATGATGTGTCAGGCCTGCTCGAAGTCGATTTCCATGTCCCCGCCACCGATCATCGCCAGCAGCTGATCATCCATGACAGCGAATTCGAGGACGAGGCGGACCTTGAAAAGACGCGGGCCAAGCTTGCCAAGCTGAAGATTCATCCGGCCGAGGAGAGCGAGAACAAGGCGGCGCTGGCACGCGGCGAGCGCTGCTACGAAAATCATCTCGGCCACGTCCGCGAACAGGTGGGGTTCCTGCTCGACCAGTTCGCGGCGGCTCTGAAAAGTCAGGATCCGCGGATCATCGAGGAAGCGCGGGTACAATTCCTGGCCGCGCTCGACCAGATCGAAGGCGACAGCTTCCTGTGA
- a CDS encoding DUF3667 domain-containing protein yields MSEVEAAAEVAGGAFIGRAVEPVSDGKGGETIPGPGECLNCAAPLTGRYCTNCGQKVHLHRTLGGLMHDIMYGVLHLDGKFWHTLPMLFWRPGELTRRYVAGQRARFISPIAFYLFTVVAMFALVVSVGDIEDTTLTGVNTEPAATIEEQRERVSDLEQSLDDMADDDYPGASAARAGVEASLRSAQRQLEEMEGGPRVLAEGANGGRITTDIPSDADGLLGDIGKAFDKVERNPKLFLYKVQTKAYKLSWLLIPLSLPFMWLLFPFSRRFRMFDHAVFVTYSISFMMLLVINVGLWTWLGAEGVGILFALFYAPFHLYRQLKGAYSLSRFSALWRTFALALFCWIVLGLFVGLMFTLGALS; encoded by the coding sequence ATGAGCGAAGTGGAAGCTGCAGCGGAAGTCGCCGGAGGCGCCTTCATCGGCCGTGCGGTCGAGCCGGTGAGCGACGGCAAGGGCGGGGAGACGATCCCGGGCCCGGGCGAATGCCTCAATTGCGCAGCGCCGCTGACGGGCCGATATTGCACCAATTGCGGGCAGAAAGTGCATTTGCACCGCACGCTTGGCGGGCTGATGCACGATATCATGTATGGCGTGCTGCACCTCGACGGCAAATTCTGGCACACTCTGCCGATGCTCTTCTGGCGCCCGGGCGAGCTGACACGGCGCTATGTCGCGGGCCAGCGCGCGCGCTTCATCAGCCCGATTGCCTTCTACCTGTTCACCGTCGTGGCCATGTTCGCGCTGGTGGTCTCGGTCGGCGATATCGAGGACACGACCCTTACCGGCGTCAACACCGAACCCGCCGCAACTATCGAGGAACAGCGCGAGCGCGTGAGCGATCTCGAGCAATCGCTCGATGACATGGCCGACGATGATTATCCCGGCGCTTCCGCAGCACGGGCGGGGGTGGAGGCCAGCCTGCGTTCGGCGCAGCGCCAGCTTGAGGAGATGGAAGGCGGCCCGCGCGTCCTTGCCGAAGGTGCCAATGGTGGGCGGATCACGACCGACATCCCCTCGGACGCCGATGGGCTGCTAGGCGATATCGGCAAGGCGTTCGACAAGGTCGAGCGGAACCCCAAGCTGTTTCTCTACAAGGTGCAGACCAAGGCCTATAAATTAAGCTGGCTGCTGATCCCGCTCTCGCTGCCTTTCATGTGGCTGCTCTTCCCCTTCTCGCGCCGGTTCCGCATGTTCGACCATGCGGTGTTCGTCACCTATTCGATCAGCTTCATGATGCTGCTGGTGATCAATGTCGGCTTGTGGACCTGGCTGGGCGCCGAAGGTGTCGGCATCCTGTTCGCCCTCTTCTATGCGCCCTTCCACCTGTATCGGCAGTTGAAGGGCGCCTACAGCCTGTCGCGCTTTTCGGCATTGTGGCGCACCTTCGCGCTCGCCCTCTTCTGCTGGATCGTGCTGGGCCTGTTCGTCGGATTGATGTTCACCCTGGGCGCTCTAAGCTGA
- a CDS encoding nicotinate-nucleotide adenylyltransferase, giving the protein MARIGLLGGSFNPAHIGHRKVSLHALRALGLDEVWWLVSPGNPLKAKKGMAPYEARLASARQMAARAPIRASDFEVKAGTRYTVDTIAAIRKRYDQHEFIWLMGEDTVAQFHQWKDWRKLAKSVPIAVLNRPGYKDDARAARAMGWLRWFVRPSAKASEWTEWRLPAITFLRLPPDPTSATRLRALNPDWHKDPA; this is encoded by the coding sequence ATGGCGCGCATCGGGCTTCTTGGCGGCAGCTTCAACCCTGCCCATATCGGCCACCGCAAGGTGAGCCTTCATGCCCTGCGCGCGCTGGGCCTGGACGAGGTGTGGTGGCTGGTTTCTCCCGGAAATCCGCTCAAAGCGAAGAAGGGCATGGCACCTTATGAAGCGCGCCTGGCTTCGGCCCGCCAGATGGCGGCGCGCGCGCCCATCAGGGCTTCGGATTTCGAGGTGAAGGCAGGCACGCGCTACACCGTCGATACCATCGCCGCGATCCGCAAACGCTATGACCAGCACGAGTTCATCTGGCTGATGGGCGAGGACACTGTTGCCCAATTTCACCAGTGGAAGGACTGGCGAAAACTGGCCAAGAGCGTTCCGATTGCAGTGCTGAACCGCCCGGGCTATAAGGACGATGCCCGTGCGGCGCGCGCAATGGGCTGGTTAAGGTGGTTTGTCCGCCCCTCGGCCAAGGCAAGTGAATGGACGGAATGGAGGCTTCCGGCGATCACGTTTCTGCGTCTACCGCCCGATCCGACATCCGCTACACGCTTGCGCGCGCTTAATCCCGATTGGCACAAGGATCCTGCATGA
- the rsfS gene encoding ribosome silencing factor: MTDEAAKAPPASAEEVEALHRLVLQSLDDDKAEEVTSIPLAGKSSIADHMVIASGRSSRQVAAMANKLAERLKRELGRHVRIEGLPVADWVLVDADDIIIHLFRPEVRSFYNLERMWAFGDEPKSPGNA, translated from the coding sequence GTGACCGACGAAGCCGCAAAGGCACCGCCCGCATCCGCTGAAGAAGTGGAGGCGCTGCACCGGCTCGTCCTCCAGTCGCTCGACGATGACAAGGCCGAAGAGGTTACCTCCATTCCGCTGGCCGGCAAAAGCTCGATCGCCGATCATATGGTGATCGCGTCGGGTCGCTCGTCGCGCCAGGTCGCTGCCATGGCCAACAAGCTGGCCGAGCGACTGAAGCGCGAACTGGGCCGCCATGTCCGCATCGAAGGCCTGCCGGTCGCCGACTGGGTGCTGGTCGATGCCGATGACATCATCATCCACCTGTTCCGCCCGGAAGTGCGCAGCTTCTACAATCTTGAGCGCATGTGGGCCTTCGGCGACGAGCCCAAATCGCCCGGCAACGCCTGA